The DNA region GTCGCGTCCGCGACCGGAACGAACCGAAGGCGACACCCGGACGGGTCGGTCCGGACCAGCAGGTACCCCTGGGGGTAGGTACACAGCGGCGGCGCGCCGACGTACGCCCGGCCGTGACGACGGGCGAGCAGCGGGACGTGGAGGTGGCCGGTCAGGACGAGCGGAACGACTCCCTGTTCGAACACCGAGGCGAAATCGCGGACGATCCGTTTCGCTTGGACGACCGAGGGGTCGGCGACCAGCCGCCGGAGCCGTGCGACGACCGGCTGCGTCGGGTAGTGGAGACACAGCAGCGTCGGTTCGTCGGCCGAGACGCGGTCGCGGAGCGTCGCCAGCATGGCCGGGTCGAGGCTGCCCGCGGTCGCCGGCACTCCACGGACAGTCAGCTCGCCGACGGCGGCCGCGAGGGGATATGAGGCCCCGCCGAAGCGCTCGGCGAACGACGCGAGTTCGAGGCCGTCAGCTCCCTCGTAGGACGACAGGTCGTGATTGCCCGGCACCGCGTACAGCGGCGGATCGAGGTCGTCGAGACGAACGGCGACCCGGTCGTACTCCGCCGACCGACCCCGATGGACGAGATCGCCCAGACAGACGACGGCGTCGATATCCCGGCGATTGATGTCCCGGACCGCCGCCCGCAGGTGTGTCGGTGTCCTGTGGAGCTGCTTGCTCGTCCGCGCCTCCGTCATCGAGAAGTGAACGTCCGAGAGGACCGCGATCCGGTGTGGGTCCTCCGTGCATGGGCGCGGGAGTCGGGCGAACAGACGGTCACCGTCGGGACAGGCGCGTGGCCGCTCGCCCTCTGGAGCGGGTAGCGACTGGTCTCCGTCGGGAGCGGGGACCGAACGGTCGCTCTCCGAACGCGCCGACGCTCCCGGCCGGTCGGTCATTACCGGGTGCGTTCGCCGACAGGTGAATAGGCCTTGCGGAAGCCGCCGGGCCGTCCGTCGCGCTGGCCGCCGCGGGAACTTTCAAGTCCACGCCCGATGCACTCCCGCTATGTCCGAGCTGCGGTTCGGTCGCGGGACGGTCGTCTCCGACACCGTCCGGGCGGTCAACGAGGACCTCGGCATCGCGCGGCCGACCGTTGCGTGGGTCCTCGACGGCGCGACCGGCGTCGGCGAGATCCGACACACGCCGGGGCGAACCGACGCCGAGTGGTACGTCGAGCGACTCTCCGGGGCGCTGCTCGACCGGGTTCACCGCACTGATGACTCGCTCACCGCGGTCGTCCGCGACGCCGTCAGCGAAGTAAGCGCGGCGTTCGAGTCAGTTGCGGGCGACGCCGACATCGACCCGGCCAGCGAGCCGTCGGCCGCCGGCGCCATAGTCAGAGTAGACGGCCCGACGCTGGAGTATCTCGTCCTCTGTGACTGCTCGCTGCTCGTTCATCGGAACGGCCAACTGGTCGACCACGTGACGGACGCGCGCATCGAGTCGCTCGAAGCCCGGTCGCTGTCGGTGTTCAAGCGCCACCGGGCGAACGGACTCGACGCCGAGGACGCCCGGGAGGCGGTGGTCCCGACGCTTCGCAAGCACCGCCGGCGGAAGAACACGCCGGGCAACTACTGGGTATTGAGCACGGATCCCGACGCTGTCGACCACGCTCTGACTGGAACGGTCGCCGTCGAGGCCGGCGACAAGGTCTGTCTGCTCACCGACGGCCTGGCCCGGCTGGTCGACACCTACGATCACTTCGCGGACTGGGCTGGCGTCGCCGCGGCGCTCGACGACGCGGGACCGGACGTGCTGTTAGAACCCCTGCGACGGATCGAACGTGCCGACCCCGAAGCCCGCACTCACCCGCGACTCAAATGTGCCGACGATGCGACGCTCGTCCGACTCGGCATAGAGACGGTGGACGACCAGCGAAGGGTATAGTAGTTCAATCGTCCAATCTCTCGCTGCGCCGTGACAACTCAGAGACTATCGAGCCGGACAACCAGACCCGACAGCCTCATTGATTCGAAGCGAGTGCCTCGTCTTCGAATCCGCTCGCACGCACCCGGAGCGGGAACCAGCCCTCCTCGTCGATCCCCAGCAGCGCCTCGGAGAAGCCGTCCTCGTCGTTGCCTGCCTTCGCGGTCCGGATCCAGTTGATCTCGCGCTCGCTCAGCCCGAACCACTCGGCCAACTTGTCGGTCTCCTCCTGCACCCGGTGAATCAGCGTGAGCGAGCAAAGATCCGCGATGGTCCTCGCCTCGGGCGTCAGCGCGAACTCGCCGCCGGTCTGGGTGATGAACTGCAAGGAGAGGTCGTAGTGGCGACTGTGCCGGACCGCCGTCTCCAGAAACTCCAGCGACGTGGCGTCGTTCAGCAGGTAGTGCGCCTCGTCGATAGCGAAGACGACCCGCTTGTCCGTCCCCTTCGCACGCTCGTAGACGGCGTTGAACAGCACTGCATCATGAGACTCGTCTCCGAGCGACCCGTAGCGCCCTCCTCCTGATGAAGGTCGAGATACAGTACCGACGAATCCAGGTCGAAGCTCGTCCGCTCGGCGAGGTTGGCGAGGTCGCCGCCCTCGCGGAACGACGGGCGGAGATCCGTCAGCAGCGACTGCGCGTCGCTCCGGACCTTCTCCTGTTCACCGTCGGTTGCGTAGCCGAACTCGTCCGGGGCGTCGAGCAGGTCTTCGAGGACGCCGATCACGTCCCGAACGGTCGGCGATTCGTTGTCGTGGGTCGACGGATCCCGAGTGATCCCCTGTCGCTCGTAGGCCTCCTGAACCGCTCGCCGCAGCGTCTGTTTGCGGTCGCCCACCGGGTTGGACGCGATGTGCTCGAAAAACGTCTCGAAGAACGTGAGATTCCCTTGCTGGCCCCTCTCAGTGTGCGGTCAAGATACTGGCTTCATTCGATGGGATCGAGAGGCTCACCGGGTGGAAAATGGACCTGCATTCGAGGGGATTACCACTACTTGAGCTACTCCGCGAAAACACTGATTCGATTCCTGGCAAGTCCTATCCTGAACTATCGAGCACAGGAGCCACCGGAGACTGAACCGCTCGTTATCCTTGATTTCCGGTTCCGCTGTGGGGTTTCAGTACGAATCCCATGGAGAGGAAAATGCGAGGTCTGTAATCGTTTAGTAGTCTCATCGCGGCGGACCATCAGGATGGACTTCTGAACTCATATTGCAAGGCCTGAGTCAGAGCATGGTATCGGACCACTCGTGATCGCACTCTGAACATTCGAAGTACTGGAACACCTCGCTGTCTTCGACTTCACGCTTCACCAGTTCCGCTAATCTGTAGTCACATTCCGGGCAGACTGCAAGCACCATATTGTTGTTTCTAACTCATTTTCGTGAGGGGGTGTCCGATGGTTCTCGTTTCCATCTATCCCGGCATTCGATGCTGCAGAACGCGTACAGATGGAACTCGCCGTCATCGTCGAAGTCTGTCGCCACCGGGTGCCACACTGTCGGGTCGATCCGGGCGCCGCAAGTCGTGCAGTGAGTGACTGTGGGTGCCTCTCCAGTGGCCTCCAGTGGTTCATCCGACGGGGAGCGGCCCCCCTTAGGCATTTGCGCCCCCTTTCTCTGACCGCGAGTTACCCGTACCCATGTCCCTACACCTTAGTCCGGTGATTCCGCGGCGTTCGACGCACCGCTTGCCTGTCCACTCGGTACCGCTGTCTCTGCTGGCTCACCGCGCTCTGTGACGTTGATGGTCCCGTTCGCTTCCACGACGACGTGACACCCGGCCATCGGGAATGAGATCTGACCGTGTTCACGGGTGGCCATCTGAGCATCGTCGGAGAAGATGGCCTCCAGGCAGTCCGGGTCAACCCGTGTGTAGAGTGGTTCCATCTCTAACGGGTCTTTCCCGGCCGTTACCGCGACTTCTGCGATGACTTGCTGGCTCACAGATTCCGACTCGCTGGTTTCAATGATGGAGGTCATGGATTGCTCCTCACCACCTCGTATGAGCCGTCCCCGGTTACCCATTCTCAGTATTTGCCTACGGCGCGGGGTTCCGCGGTGTTATACTGATACGGGTGGGCGGTCTACCCGTCGCCGAACAGCATCGAGAAGAGTGTTTGCTCGCTATTCCGCACGTGCCGACTTACCGTTGGTTGCGACACACCTAGCATCTCGGCTATGTCTTCCGCGGAGTGCTCTCGTGGCTGTTCGAAGAATCCCGCAAAGTACGCCGTTTGCAGGACTTCCTGCTGGCGTTCGGTGAGACGATCAACGTACGCGCGCTCGAATTCAGCTCTTGACTGAACCGGTTCAGGTGACTCACGACGCGCGACGAGATCCACATCGTCCCCGTACCGGTCTCTGAACAGTTCAACGTATTCGCGGACAGACGCAGACTGCGGAATCCGCACGGTTATCCGGCCTTCCTCCGGTGTAGCCCGAATATCCGCCGGGATCGCACCGCGCTCGACGAGTGACACGAGGAACGAGTCATCGGGGAGGAGCAACTCGACGATGATCTCGCCGTTCCGGTTGCGGATCAGTGTGAGATCGTCCCCGCCGACGTGCTGCTCGAAAAACGATTCAATGGTTTCGAAATCGAGACCGGTGAACGCCACGAAAACGCGCAATGAGCCTTCAACTCGGTTCCCAATATTTTCGAGGCGCACGCTCCCCCCGCGTTCTCGGAGTAGATTCATGAGTGGGTTCGAGAAATCCCGGATGACGAACTCAAGTTCGACCGAGTCCTCGGAAACGAGCGCATTGTAGCGCTCCATAGCGTTGAGCGCGTACCCGATCATCTCTCCGAGTTCGGTCAATACAGCCTCCTCCATCTCCGTGAAGACCTCGGGCTCGTTCGCGTAGAGATTCAACAGCCCATAGCACGTTCCGTTGTAGACCACAGGAACGGCAATGCTCGCTCGGTACCCGCGCTGCATGGCTTCCTGTCGCCACGGCTCGAACGGCGGGTCGGACTGGAGATTGTTCTGAATCTGCGGCTCGTGCGACCGGATCGCTCGGCCGGCCGGTCCTTGGCCCGTCTCGCTCGTGTCGGCTGTGACCTCGACGGTGTCGAGATATCCCTCTTCGACACCGGCAGAAGCCGTTGGGACGATGTCATC from Halosimplex halophilum includes:
- a CDS encoding metallophosphoesterase family protein, which translates into the protein MTDRPGASARSESDRSVPAPDGDQSLPAPEGERPRACPDGDRLFARLPRPCTEDPHRIAVLSDVHFSMTEARTSKQLHRTPTHLRAAVRDINRRDIDAVVCLGDLVHRGRSAEYDRVAVRLDDLDPPLYAVPGNHDLSSYEGADGLELASFAERFGGASYPLAAAVGELTVRGVPATAGSLDPAMLATLRDRVSADEPTLLCLHYPTQPVVARLRRLVADPSVVQAKRIVRDFASVFEQGVVPLVLTGHLHVPLLARRHGRAYVGAPPLCTYPQGYLLVRTDPSGCRLRFVPVADATTMARTKAARARHSTTDRTLTDAAADVMGSLPLV
- a CDS encoding protein phosphatase 2C domain-containing protein; this encodes MSELRFGRGTVVSDTVRAVNEDLGIARPTVAWVLDGATGVGEIRHTPGRTDAEWYVERLSGALLDRVHRTDDSLTAVVRDAVSEVSAAFESVAGDADIDPASEPSAAGAIVRVDGPTLEYLVLCDCSLLVHRNGQLVDHVTDARIESLEARSLSVFKRHRANGLDAEDAREAVVPTLRKHRRRKNTPGNYWVLSTDPDAVDHALTGTVAVEAGDKVCLLTDGLARLVDTYDHFADWAGVAAALDDAGPDVLLEPLRRIERADPEARTHPRLKCADDATLVRLGIETVDDQRRV
- a CDS encoding DUF7576 family protein — encoded protein: MPKGGRSPSDEPLEATGEAPTVTHCTTCGARIDPTVWHPVATDFDDDGEFHLYAFCSIECRDRWKREPSDTPSRK
- a CDS encoding HalOD1 output domain-containing protein; translated protein: MTSIIETSESESVSQQVIAEVAVTAGKDPLEMEPLYTRVDPDCLEAIFSDDAQMATREHGQISFPMAGCHVVVEANGTINVTERGEPAETAVPSGQASGASNAAESPD